In Dehalococcoidales bacterium, a single window of DNA contains:
- a CDS encoding universal stress protein: protein MEFRKILVPVVGTEVDDETIKLACQLARKNKGKIWAVYVITVKRTLPVDAEIEPEIRKAEEILDHAEVIAEEQDYKLETDLLQAREVGPTIIDEAVEREADLILMGVEYKKHFGQFSLGDVVPYVLKNAPCRVILYHQKHPELSE from the coding sequence ATGGAATTTCGTAAAATCCTGGTGCCGGTAGTCGGTACGGAAGTAGATGATGAAACAATAAAGCTGGCCTGCCAGCTGGCCAGGAAAAACAAGGGCAAAATCTGGGCGGTCTATGTCATTACCGTAAAACGCACCCTGCCTGTGGATGCCGAGATTGAGCCTGAAATCCGGAAAGCCGAGGAGATACTGGACCACGCTGAGGTTATCGCCGAGGAACAGGACTACAAGCTGGAGACAGACCTTCTTCAAGCCCGTGAGGTAGGGCCGACCATCATTGATGAAGCCGTGGAGCGTGAAGCTGACCTCATCTTGATGGGTGTTGAGTATAAGAAGCATTTCGGGCAGTTCAGTCTGGGTGATGTGGTGCCCTATGTCTTAAAAAATGCGCCCTGCCGTGTTATACTATACCATCAAAAACACCCCGAGTTGAGCGAATGA
- a CDS encoding TrkA family potassium uptake protein produces the protein MKIVIMGCGRVGARLAALLAAEEHAVTVLDINPRSFRRLPPEFKGTALVGNGIDEESLKKAGIEQADAFVAVTQGDNRNVLAAQIAKHIFNVPRVICRIYDPLRQELYQTLGLETISPTTVFANMLKEKLES, from the coding sequence ATGAAGATAGTAATTATGGGTTGCGGGCGTGTCGGCGCGCGGTTAGCGGCATTACTGGCCGCTGAAGAACACGCCGTTACCGTTCTGGATATTAACCCCCGCAGTTTCCGGCGGTTGCCCCCCGAGTTCAAAGGCACCGCACTGGTGGGTAACGGTATTGATGAGGAATCACTTAAAAAAGCGGGTATTGAGCAGGCCGATGCTTTTGTGGCAGTAACCCAGGGGGATAACCGCAATGTTCTGGCGGCCCAGATTGCCAAACATATTTTTAATGTGCCCAGGGTAATATGCCGTATCTATGACCCGTTACGGCAGGAGCTTTACCAGACATTAGGACTGGAAACTATCAGTCCGACCACGGTATTCGCCAATATGCTGAAAGAGAAACTGGAGAGCTAA